A region from the Sutcliffiella horikoshii genome encodes:
- a CDS encoding WXG100 family type VII secretion target, whose protein sequence is MSGIIRVTPAELVGMSTRYRSESSQVGDQINRLDNMIRELESVWEGESSRAFSDQYQSLKPSIIQMQQLLEDISVQLSNTARALEDADTQIASQIRG, encoded by the coding sequence ATGTCAGGAATCATTCGCGTTACCCCTGCAGAGTTAGTTGGAATGTCCACTCGTTACAGAAGTGAAAGCAGCCAGGTTGGAGATCAAATCAACCGTTTGGACAACATGATTCGTGAGCTTGAAAGTGTTTGGGAAGGTGAATCAAGCCGTGCATTCAGTGATCAATACCAATCCTTGAAGCCTTCTATCATTCAAATGCAGCAATTACTTGAGGATATCTCCGTTCAACTTAGCAACACTGCTAGAGCACTTGAAGATGCTGATACTCAAATTGCAAGCCAGATTCGCGGGTAA
- a CDS encoding EsaB/YukD family protein, producing MYIEITIDLKNYQKDSFDLRLSNYHTVKKVVDIVWQAASPATPPRDGDWVKVVNKHLILSGSDKLVDHGITSGDRLEIL from the coding sequence ATGTACATAGAAATAACAATCGATCTAAAAAACTACCAAAAGGACTCTTTTGACCTTCGACTATCTAACTACCATACAGTAAAAAAAGTAGTCGATATCGTTTGGCAAGCCGCCTCCCCCGCAACACCTCCAAGGGATGGGGATTGGGTAAAGGTTGTGAACAAGCACTTGATACTATCAGGTTCAGACAAGCTTGTAGACCATGGCATTACGTCTGGTGACCGTCTGGAAATTTTATAA
- the essB gene encoding type VII secretion protein EssB has product MADQSRTYLEEEIGATLSKEGETIKLVFQKEKIKLEDAAEIRMLQEINPAIHKKIKETEDELTLIYHPPPAFSSFAKMKRKDEKSRWIFASQLIKSVRNHSLSRLHLLICPENMVVDESLTPYFLHYGVMESLPPYEKETEKLWQETKAVIAATIDGKYTFKEYLKLYQTLELSSNAKSIMNAKDEEELLTFIRNGIKGLEEKEKHFIRLPEKRWKITKYVTIGLSVLLLPALVLAIYSFLFVQPKQAAYIQSSEHFLKSEYSQVVTTLNGYEAQEMPRVVQYKLATSYITNESLNEDQKDALQNRITLQSDPQYYQYWIHIGRGEAQEALDIARSLEDSEIILYALLKYKEQIRAQDDLSGEEKQNQLEEVQDEIDEYAEAIEALEEEQDEQSN; this is encoded by the coding sequence ATGGCAGATCAAAGTCGAACATATCTGGAAGAAGAAATAGGAGCTACACTTTCCAAAGAAGGTGAAACGATTAAGCTTGTCTTTCAAAAAGAGAAAATAAAATTGGAAGATGCTGCTGAAATTCGGATGCTTCAAGAAATAAATCCAGCCATACATAAAAAAATTAAAGAAACAGAAGACGAGTTAACACTCATCTATCATCCCCCTCCTGCCTTTTCATCTTTCGCTAAAATGAAAAGAAAAGATGAGAAAAGCAGATGGATTTTTGCCTCTCAATTAATTAAGAGTGTTAGGAATCACTCTCTTTCAAGACTACATCTTCTTATATGTCCCGAAAATATGGTGGTGGATGAAAGTTTGACCCCCTATTTTCTTCACTATGGCGTGATGGAAAGTCTACCACCCTATGAAAAAGAGACAGAAAAGCTATGGCAGGAAACGAAAGCGGTCATTGCTGCTACCATTGATGGCAAATACACCTTCAAAGAGTATCTCAAACTATATCAAACATTAGAACTATCATCTAATGCCAAATCCATTATGAATGCCAAGGATGAAGAGGAACTATTAACGTTCATTCGCAATGGGATAAAAGGGTTGGAAGAGAAAGAAAAACACTTTATCCGACTTCCAGAAAAGCGATGGAAGATCACAAAATATGTCACGATTGGTCTTAGTGTTCTTTTATTACCTGCACTCGTATTAGCGATATATTCCTTTCTTTTCGTTCAACCTAAACAGGCGGCATATATACAGAGCTCCGAACACTTTCTTAAAAGTGAATACAGTCAGGTGGTTACTACCTTGAATGGTTATGAAGCACAAGAGATGCCAAGAGTGGTGCAATATAAATTAGCCACTTCCTATATCACTAATGAATCTTTAAATGAAGACCAAAAGGATGCCCTGCAGAACCGGATTACCTTGCAATCTGATCCACAGTATTATCAGTATTGGATTCATATCGGACGCGGGGAAGCACAAGAAGCCCTTGATATTGCAAGGTCATTGGAGGATTCAGAGATTATTCTTTACGCCTTATTGAAATATAAGGAACAAATCAGAGCACAGGACGACCTCTCAGGTGAAGAGAAGCAAAATCAACTAGAAGAAGTCCAGGATGAGATCGATGAGTATGCAGAGGCAATTGAGGCTTTAGAAGAAGAGCAAGATGAGCAATCAAATTAA
- the essC gene encoding type VII secretion protein EssC, producing MNNFWLFYQNNYQKISLETGTITVSSEVEDQLTVRNFPFTDGSLLVDIQNDKFTVKQQAGIIGSGTYTQPFEWKDNGKVLKMVLTPSPSHSQTYYIGSREQVSFTLKGNKESDTITFTRNFSRKWVVNISDENCYMNGHKIFDGTVLEVGDLLLWSFMEIRLVEEDILEVASHTKYETDLSDIQRPQSEMKKKYPSYRRTPRMVYELPEEKVSLQFPTQESDDNNKGLWLIIMPPLIMLIVMGVVALVAPRGIFIIISMVMFMTTLITSTVQFFKEKANRKRSEERRRRVYTLYLENKRRELQELADKQTNVLTFHFPSFERMKYLTGQISDRIWERSLESHDFLQFRLGRGKVPSSYEISINSGDMANREIDDLLEQSQHLEKVYREIDHVPVVADLSKGAIGLIGKESVMKNEIHQIIGQLSFFHSYHDLRFVFIFNEKEYEQWEWVKWLPHFQIPQSFAKGLIYNDQTRDQLLSSIYEMLRERDLMEEKEKVTFSPHIVFIITEQQLIADHVILEYLEGDHKDLGISVIFAADSKESLSDNIETLVRYINTQEGDILIQDKKAVSIPFRLDSHKREGNEVFSRMLRTLDHQVGMTNSIPNSISFLEMMKVKEVGMLPIQENWLTRESSKSLAVPIGLKGKEDISVLNLHEKAHGPHGLLAGTTGSGKSEFLQSYILSLAIHYHPHEVAFLLIDYKGGGMAQPFEKMPHLLGVITNIEGSKNFSARALASIKSELKRRQRLFDQYKVNHINAYTDLYKQNKAEEPLPHLFLISDEFAELKAEEPEFIRELVSAARIGRSLGVHLILATQKPGGVIDEQIWSNARFKVALKVQDADDSREILKNGDAASITVTGRGYLQVGNNEVYELFQSAWSGAPYLEDTSESEDEVAFVTDLGLVPLSDVSTSKKKKKSAQTEIGAVVEEIHSVQQQMGIRQLNSPWLPPLEGRLSRKKYTSKEHGFIPLALMDEPEKQSQTVYEYELVEDGNIGIFGSSGYGKSHTILMLLLSMAEKYTPEELHYYIFDFGNGTLLPMRQLPHTADFFLMDEERKIEKFMRILKDEMARRKNLFQQQEVSSIKMFNALSEEKLPIIFMTIDNFDLIKEEMQDLEMQINQFVRDGQSLGIYMIFTATRVNSIRQSLMNNLKTKIVHYLMDNSEAFTILGRVPYNPEPISGRAIIKKDEAFFSQVFLPGEGKDDFEILDSIRSDIASIKEKYREYKEPQAIPMLPSDLNVINFAKYTEGKLKKGLVPIGLDEEYVQPVFINFEKYKHCMVVGQAQKGKTNVMKVILNTTLDQGAESIGLFDSFDRSLSNYTEEDNVTYLETKEQIAKWVEEVEQKLFARESDYLKKVQFGDTSMDYPPIFLVIDGYARFIQTLDPMLQDKFARLMKNYSHLGFNIVASGSNNDLSKGYDTLTMEVKQIRQALVLMKKSEQNIFTLPYERNEEEIHPGYGYYVINGKEMKIQIPLCTTERKVFT from the coding sequence ATGAATAATTTCTGGTTGTTCTATCAAAACAACTATCAAAAGATATCTTTAGAGACTGGTACGATTACTGTAAGTTCTGAAGTAGAGGACCAGCTTACCGTCCGTAATTTTCCTTTTACGGATGGTTCTTTGCTTGTCGATATCCAGAATGACAAATTTACAGTAAAACAACAGGCCGGAATAATAGGAAGCGGTACATATACCCAACCCTTTGAGTGGAAAGACAACGGGAAAGTGCTAAAGATGGTGCTCACTCCCAGTCCCTCGCATTCCCAGACATACTATATAGGAAGCAGAGAACAAGTGTCTTTTACCTTGAAAGGTAATAAGGAAAGCGACACGATTACGTTCACCAGAAACTTCTCAAGAAAATGGGTTGTAAATATTTCAGATGAAAATTGTTACATGAATGGCCACAAAATCTTTGACGGCACCGTCCTAGAAGTTGGAGATTTGTTGCTTTGGTCCTTTATGGAGATCCGGTTAGTAGAAGAGGATATCTTGGAGGTTGCAAGTCATACGAAGTATGAGACAGACCTCTCTGACATACAGCGACCTCAGTCAGAAATGAAAAAGAAGTATCCAAGCTATCGTAGAACACCGCGGATGGTTTATGAGCTTCCTGAAGAAAAGGTGTCTCTGCAATTCCCTACACAGGAATCGGATGACAATAACAAAGGTCTGTGGCTGATTATTATGCCGCCTCTCATTATGCTGATTGTCATGGGAGTTGTAGCGCTCGTTGCACCGAGGGGAATATTCATCATCATTTCCATGGTTATGTTTATGACCACACTTATTACGTCAACGGTCCAATTTTTTAAAGAAAAAGCAAACCGTAAAAGAAGCGAAGAACGCAGAAGAAGAGTTTATACCCTTTACCTTGAAAATAAACGAAGAGAACTGCAAGAATTAGCAGATAAACAGACTAATGTTCTCACATTTCATTTCCCTTCTTTTGAGCGGATGAAATACCTTACAGGACAAATCTCCGACCGGATATGGGAAAGGTCATTAGAAAGTCATGATTTCTTACAATTCCGTTTAGGACGTGGAAAAGTCCCTTCCAGTTATGAAATATCTATTAATTCTGGTGATATGGCCAATAGGGAAATTGATGATCTTCTTGAACAGTCACAGCATTTGGAAAAAGTCTATAGGGAAATCGACCATGTTCCGGTTGTAGCGGACTTATCCAAGGGTGCGATCGGATTAATTGGAAAAGAATCCGTCATGAAAAACGAAATTCATCAGATTATTGGTCAGCTTTCCTTCTTTCATAGCTACCACGACCTTAGATTTGTATTTATTTTCAATGAGAAAGAATATGAACAATGGGAATGGGTGAAGTGGCTTCCGCATTTCCAGATACCGCAATCATTTGCTAAGGGTCTCATCTATAATGATCAGACTAGAGATCAGTTGCTTTCTTCCATTTATGAAATGCTCAGAGAAAGAGATTTGATGGAAGAAAAAGAAAAAGTAACTTTTTCACCTCATATCGTATTTATAATCACAGAACAGCAGTTGATAGCTGATCATGTCATTCTTGAATATCTCGAGGGAGACCATAAAGACCTTGGCATTTCGGTCATATTCGCTGCTGATTCCAAAGAAAGTCTGTCCGATAATATTGAAACCCTTGTGAGGTATATCAATACCCAAGAGGGAGACATTCTAATCCAAGACAAAAAGGCAGTTTCCATACCCTTTAGATTGGATTCGCATAAAAGAGAAGGAAACGAAGTCTTCTCTAGAATGCTTAGAACCCTTGATCATCAGGTGGGTATGACAAATTCCATCCCAAACAGCATCTCTTTTTTAGAAATGATGAAAGTAAAAGAAGTAGGGATGCTTCCAATCCAAGAAAACTGGCTTACAAGAGAGTCATCTAAATCCTTGGCGGTACCGATCGGGTTAAAAGGGAAAGAAGACATTTCCGTACTGAACTTACACGAAAAAGCTCACGGTCCACATGGTCTTTTGGCAGGTACAACGGGATCTGGGAAAAGTGAATTTTTGCAGTCTTATATTTTGTCACTTGCTATTCACTATCACCCGCATGAAGTAGCTTTTCTGCTGATTGACTATAAAGGTGGGGGAATGGCACAGCCGTTTGAAAAAATGCCTCATTTACTAGGAGTCATCACAAATATTGAAGGAAGCAAGAACTTCAGTGCGAGGGCGCTTGCTTCGATTAAGAGTGAATTAAAAAGGCGACAGCGATTGTTTGATCAATACAAAGTCAATCATATTAATGCTTACACAGACCTTTATAAGCAAAATAAAGCGGAAGAACCATTGCCGCACTTATTCCTTATTTCCGATGAGTTTGCAGAATTGAAAGCAGAAGAACCGGAGTTCATCCGCGAGTTGGTTAGTGCGGCACGTATAGGAAGAAGTTTAGGTGTTCACCTAATTCTTGCGACCCAGAAACCAGGCGGAGTCATTGATGAACAGATTTGGAGTAACGCCCGCTTCAAAGTGGCCTTAAAAGTGCAAGATGCAGATGACAGCAGAGAGATCTTGAAAAATGGAGATGCTGCATCCATTACCGTTACAGGTCGGGGTTATCTTCAGGTAGGGAATAATGAAGTATATGAACTATTCCAATCAGCATGGAGCGGAGCACCTTATCTTGAAGATACATCGGAATCAGAAGATGAGGTAGCATTTGTAACAGACCTAGGGCTTGTCCCATTGTCAGATGTGTCAACATCCAAAAAGAAAAAGAAAAGTGCGCAAACTGAGATTGGGGCAGTGGTGGAAGAAATCCACTCCGTTCAACAACAGATGGGCATCAGACAACTTAATAGTCCATGGCTTCCTCCTTTAGAAGGAAGACTTTCACGCAAGAAGTATACTTCCAAGGAGCATGGATTCATTCCGCTCGCATTGATGGATGAGCCTGAGAAACAATCGCAAACGGTTTATGAATATGAACTGGTGGAAGACGGCAATATCGGGATATTCGGATCATCCGGTTATGGTAAGTCCCATACGATTTTGATGCTATTGTTAAGCATGGCAGAAAAGTATACGCCAGAAGAGCTGCATTATTATATCTTTGATTTTGGTAATGGAACCTTGCTGCCAATGCGTCAACTTCCACATACAGCAGATTTCTTCTTGATGGATGAGGAACGTAAAATTGAGAAGTTCATGCGTATTTTGAAAGATGAAATGGCTAGACGTAAAAACCTTTTCCAACAGCAAGAAGTAAGTTCCATTAAAATGTTCAATGCTCTCAGTGAAGAAAAATTACCTATCATATTTATGACAATCGATAATTTTGATCTTATCAAAGAGGAAATGCAGGATCTTGAAATGCAAATTAACCAGTTTGTCCGTGATGGTCAATCACTGGGAATTTATATGATATTTACAGCCACAAGAGTTAACTCCATCAGACAATCATTGATGAACAATTTAAAAACGAAAATTGTCCACTATCTGATGGATAATAGTGAAGCCTTCACTATTCTTGGGAGGGTTCCGTATAATCCTGAACCAATTTCAGGTAGAGCAATTATTAAGAAGGATGAAGCATTTTTCTCGCAAGTCTTCTTGCCTGGTGAAGGGAAAGATGATTTTGAAATACTGGATTCCATCCGTAGTGATATCGCATCTATTAAAGAAAAGTATCGTGAGTACAAGGAACCGCAAGCTATTCCAATGCTCCCTTCAGATCTTAATGTCATCAACTTTGCAAAATATACAGAAGGCAAGCTAAAAAAAGGTCTTGTTCCTATTGGACTGGATGAAGAGTATGTCCAACCTGTATTTATCAATTTTGAAAAATATAAGCATTGCATGGTTGTTGGACAAGCTCAAAAAGGCAAAACAAATGTCATGAAAGTGATATTAAACACGACGCTAGATCAGGGTGCTGAATCTATTGGACTCTTTGACTCCTTTGATAGAAGCCTTTCCAATTATACAGAAGAAGACAATGTCACCTATTTAGAAACAAAAGAGCAAATAGCAAAATGGGTGGAAGAAGTGGAGCAGAAGTTGTTTGCTAGAGAAAGTGATTACTTGAAGAAGGTTCAATTCGGTGACACATCCATGGATTATCCGCCAATTTTCCTTGTAATAGACGGATATGCAAGATTTATTCAGACGCTTGATCCGATGCTGCAAGACAAGTTTGCGAGGCTAATGAAAAATTATAGCCACCTAGGGTTTAACATTGTTGCCTCAGGCAGTAACAATGATCTGTCAAAAGGCTACGATACACTTACGATGGAAGTAAAGCAGATACGACAAGCACTCGTTCTGATGAAAAAGTCAGAGCAGAATATTTTCACTCTCCCATATGAGAGAAACGAAGAAGAAATTCATCCTGGATATGGTTATTACGTAATCAATGGGAAGGAAATGAAAATTCAGATTCCGCTTTGCACAACGGAAAGGAAGGTATTTACATGA
- the esaA gene encoding type VII secretion protein EsaA, whose amino-acid sequence MTGKTTYIIKMVLVILLILVTPAVFFGSVGENPMEVKRTASRVIAVVNEDTGMEKDDKALEFGKEISSIFEEDSRYEWTVIGRSAAVNGLKDSKYDAVVYIPSNFSTNIMTYESNQPVKANFEYNVQDQLNTIDREKVLREIEKATSKVNSRISTLYWTYVSQDLENVRTHFDTILQKEIDFQNAMLAFYKPTSLNLASEIERQRSMLENLQSTVATVSQDAPGRASTVQQFEDNLTSFVQFVDQFKEYQDSQQLVLQELQDESMGSIQLLATAQPSRYAQVQDYLSQEGTEINNGLETINNSMEINNTALNELSELRKSEVGRQTGDMEAFFEQQEQIAIAQKNEDLTKLEETIKNLKGELKKEGDKEPGKPEDPKPTLTTSSKNEVKDDDSEVEVPENRSFENEIKELNAIATDINTIKTGIDNLEVIVPEEVLTVLSPLESLSSRISAVEESLKGVEEENPLLKIIEQLEAEKQALEEEIVGYLEQISELEEVIESLEGDKESLSNNLQTVINEIEKQEQGILDQIESEERKTRLDTIFKQEINNSNTKDLLNYHASLVQYEQTLNRDVNEDVEALLEDIQTILDVSDPEQDGWNSITAALPSTMEQMQALQDNFSVFMEEYRANIEEQQTAIMNDISSLEESANNVMEQVQLFANNEPTPTNGNDGNMVVTRQQTISQELLTLNELVTSVGESQSNIVSYTTELQTNVENVQNDADTLNAKWAENVDATRMYRDDIFNVLRNAYVDGQKNGPVYEHLSNPLQISGDAASGTEDNRIPPVVVLAIILISSLLIGYFSHYFNNAPMLVQGSMFILLNIIVGLIISLYGLNIYPLAEDRAIQWSIFTILLLTAASAVVLAGFSLGKLVGWIASVGLVIFFISPFLTLTAPNINYEDPMSRVYMSIQYGTSSLFMTAVITLIVILLLLLVLPQLVKLFKSSNDKKNEEEAYEG is encoded by the coding sequence ATGACGGGAAAAACCACCTATATCATAAAAATGGTGTTGGTTATTCTCCTTATCCTAGTGACACCTGCAGTTTTCTTTGGATCTGTCGGGGAAAACCCGATGGAAGTAAAAAGAACAGCTTCAAGAGTAATTGCAGTAGTAAATGAAGACACAGGAATGGAAAAGGATGATAAAGCCCTTGAGTTTGGAAAGGAGATCTCCTCCATTTTTGAGGAGGATTCCAGATATGAATGGACGGTAATCGGTCGGAGTGCGGCAGTAAATGGCCTAAAAGATTCCAAGTATGATGCAGTTGTTTATATCCCTTCCAACTTTTCTACCAACATCATGACCTATGAAAGTAATCAGCCGGTAAAGGCAAACTTTGAATACAATGTACAAGATCAATTGAATACCATTGATCGAGAAAAAGTGTTACGTGAAATCGAAAAAGCGACAAGTAAGGTAAACAGTAGAATTTCTACTCTTTACTGGACATATGTTTCGCAGGACTTAGAAAATGTCCGAACTCATTTTGATACGATTTTGCAAAAGGAAATAGATTTTCAGAATGCCATGTTAGCATTCTATAAACCTACTTCCTTAAATCTTGCATCCGAAATTGAAAGACAGCGTTCGATGCTTGAAAACCTTCAATCAACCGTTGCGACTGTAAGCCAAGATGCACCCGGAAGAGCAAGCACGGTACAACAATTTGAAGACAACCTAACCTCTTTTGTCCAATTTGTAGACCAATTTAAAGAATACCAAGATAGCCAACAATTGGTGTTACAAGAACTTCAGGATGAAAGCATGGGAAGCATCCAGCTCTTAGCAACGGCCCAACCATCCCGTTATGCACAAGTACAGGACTATTTGTCTCAAGAGGGAACAGAGATAAATAACGGGCTCGAGACAATTAATAACAGTATGGAGATTAACAATACCGCCCTTAATGAGCTTTCCGAATTAAGGAAGTCTGAAGTAGGCAGGCAAACAGGAGATATGGAAGCATTCTTTGAACAACAAGAACAGATTGCCATCGCACAAAAGAATGAGGACCTAACTAAATTAGAGGAAACGATAAAGAACCTTAAAGGAGAGCTTAAAAAAGAGGGCGACAAAGAACCTGGAAAACCTGAAGATCCTAAACCTACTTTAACCACTTCGTCTAAGAATGAAGTGAAGGATGATGATTCGGAGGTAGAGGTTCCAGAAAACAGAAGTTTTGAGAATGAAATAAAGGAATTAAATGCGATTGCCACTGATATTAACACTATCAAAACAGGTATTGATAACCTGGAAGTTATAGTGCCAGAAGAAGTACTGACTGTTCTAAGTCCTTTAGAAAGTTTATCTTCAAGAATATCTGCTGTAGAAGAAAGCCTTAAAGGGGTAGAAGAAGAAAACCCATTATTAAAGATAATTGAACAGCTAGAAGCAGAAAAGCAAGCATTAGAAGAAGAAATAGTAGGATATCTTGAACAGATTTCCGAACTGGAAGAAGTTATTGAGTCTTTAGAAGGGGACAAAGAATCCTTATCCAATAACCTTCAGACAGTTATTAATGAAATTGAAAAGCAAGAACAGGGAATCCTCGATCAGATTGAAAGTGAAGAGAGAAAAACACGATTAGATACTATTTTTAAACAGGAAATAAATAATAGTAATACCAAAGATCTATTAAATTATCATGCTTCCCTTGTTCAATACGAACAAACATTGAATCGGGATGTTAATGAAGATGTGGAAGCACTCCTTGAAGATATCCAAACCATTTTAGATGTGTCCGACCCTGAACAAGATGGATGGAACAGTATTACAGCTGCTCTACCATCTACCATGGAACAGATGCAGGCACTTCAAGACAATTTCTCGGTCTTCATGGAAGAATACAGAGCGAATATTGAAGAGCAGCAAACTGCTATCATGAATGACATCTCTTCCCTTGAAGAGAGTGCAAACAATGTAATGGAGCAGGTTCAATTATTCGCAAATAACGAACCAACTCCAACGAACGGCAACGATGGCAATATGGTAGTAACAAGACAGCAGACCATTAGTCAGGAATTATTGACATTGAATGAACTAGTAACTTCCGTAGGGGAAAGTCAGTCCAACATTGTCTCTTATACGACAGAACTGCAAACAAATGTAGAGAATGTACAAAATGATGCGGACACACTCAATGCCAAATGGGCAGAAAATGTAGATGCAACTAGAATGTACCGAGATGATATCTTTAATGTCCTAAGAAATGCTTATGTGGACGGACAGAAGAATGGTCCTGTTTATGAGCACCTTTCCAATCCATTGCAAATAAGCGGAGATGCAGCAAGCGGCACAGAGGACAATAGAATTCCTCCAGTTGTAGTACTTGCGATTATCTTGATTAGCAGTCTATTAATCGGATATTTCAGCCACTATTTCAACAATGCGCCAATGCTCGTGCAAGGCTCCATGTTTATCCTATTAAATATCATTGTTGGCTTGATCATCAGTCTGTATGGTTTAAACATCTATCCATTGGCAGAAGATCGTGCGATACAGTGGTCAATATTCACAATTCTTTTGCTTACTGCTGCGTCAGCGGTTGTGCTTGCAGGATTCAGCTTGGGGAAATTAGTTGGATGGATTGCAAGTGTTGGATTGGTTATTTTCTTCATCAGCCCATTCCTTACGCTGACAGCACCAAATATCAACTACGAAGACCCGATGTCACGTGTTTATATGTCCATTCAATATGGCACAAGCTCACTCTTTATGACAGCGGTAATCACCTTGATTGTCATTCTCTTGTTGCTTCTTGTTTTGCCGCAACTGGTAAAACTGTTTAAGAGTAGTAACGATAAAAAGAATGAAGAGGAAGCATATGAAGGCTAA
- the essA gene encoding type VII secretion protein EssA codes for MKAKVALFLIALCVLFALLPLNGTVTSADSDIESLEPNSYEKRDFKENTNFLRENNLNERRESVPEEQKLLTFKEREKKAEEDFIGTLFMTGEKKATTIQATSQELKLFTEQDNLRYQAVAASESSSKTNSITILLYGFLAIALILLLAIILPRMAKGKA; via the coding sequence ATGAAGGCTAAGGTTGCTTTATTCTTAATAGCGCTTTGCGTTTTGTTTGCTTTACTGCCTCTAAATGGAACAGTGACTTCGGCTGATTCTGATATTGAATCTCTAGAACCAAACAGTTATGAGAAGAGAGATTTTAAAGAAAATACAAATTTCCTGCGTGAAAATAACCTTAATGAGCGCAGGGAATCTGTTCCTGAAGAACAAAAACTACTAACTTTCAAGGAACGAGAAAAGAAAGCGGAAGAGGACTTCATCGGAACTTTATTTATGACCGGTGAAAAAAAAGCCACCACCATCCAAGCTACCTCTCAAGAGTTGAAACTGTTCACCGAACAAGACAACTTAAGGTACCAAGCGGTGGCTGCCTCCGAAAGCTCGTCCAAAACTAATAGCATCACCATTCTTCTATACGGATTCCTAGCCATAGCATTAATACTATTACTGGCAATCATCCTACCAAGAATGGCAAAAGGAAAAGCATAA